One Camelina sativa cultivar DH55 chromosome 3, Cs, whole genome shotgun sequence genomic window carries:
- the LOC104778178 gene encoding RHOMBOID-like protein 5, with protein sequence MGKRPPIPPDIERGPPPPPARPQFRPPIPVPWVAWLVPLILAANFVTFATTMYLNDCPARSDECILFDILGRLSFQPIKENMLLGPSIPTLRKLGALERRLVEEGEKWRLISCIWLHGGFLHLLANMISLMCIGMRLEQEFGFLRIGALYVICGLGGSLMSCLTDSQGERVSVGASGALFGLLGAMLSELITNWTIYENKCTALMTLILIIVLNLSVGFLPRVDNSAHFGGFLAGFFLGFVLLLRPQYGYVNPKYIPAGYDMKHKKSKHKCYQHILRFTSLAILLAGFIAAYSKLLREHTIQSTPIRDFN encoded by the exons ATGGGGAAGAGACCGCCGATTCCACCAGATATCGAACGcggaccaccaccaccaccagcgCGACCACAGTTTCGCCCGCCCATTCCCGTGCCATGGGTTGCGTGGCTCGTGCCTCTCATTTTAGCAGCCAACTTCGTCACATTCGCTACCACCATGTATTTGAACGATTGCCCCGCAAGATCAGATGAGTGTATCTTGTTTGATATCCTTGGAAGGCTTTCGTTTCAACCGATTAAGGAGAACATGCTTCTCGGTCCATCTATTCCCAC GCTGAGAAAACTGGGAGCTCTTGAAAGGAGACTTGTGGAGGAAGGTGAGAAATGGCGTCTCATCTCTTGCATATGGCTTCACGGTGGTTTCCTTCACTTGTTGGCTAACATGATCAGCTTAATGTGTATCGGAATGCGCCTTGAACAAGAATTTGGATTCT TGAGAATTGGAGCTTTGTATGTGATCTGCGGGCTTGGAGGAAGCCTGATGTCTTGCTTAACAGATTCCCAAGGAGAACGTGTATCAGTCGGAGCATCTGGTGCTTTGTTCGGATTACTCGGTGCAATGCTCTCAGAGCTTATCACAAACTGGACAATCTACGAAAATAAG TGTACTGCGCTTATGACATTAATCCTGATCATTGTACTGAATCTAAGCGTCGGGTTCTTACCGCGTGTGGACAATTCTGCTCATTTTGGAGGATTCCTAGCTGGATTCTTCCTCGGGTTCGTCCTTCTTCTCCGTCCGCAGTACGGATACGTGAACCCCAAATACATTCCCGCTGGTTATGACATGAAAcacaagaaatcaaaacacaagtGTTACCAACACATTTTGAGGTTTACATCTCTAGCCATCCTTCTTGCGGG ATTCATTGCGGCATATAGTAAGCTTCTCAGAGAACATACCATACAGAGCACGCCAATCAGAGATTTCAATTAG
- the LOC104778179 gene encoding phospholipase D alpha 2-like isoform X2 has translation MEEFLLHGRLHATIYEVDRLNAEGGRSGFLGSILANVEETIGVGKGETQLYATIDLEKARVGRTRKISKEPKNPKWYESFHIYCGHMAKHVIFTVKDANPIGATLIGRGYVPVEDILHGEEVDRWVEILDNEKNPIAGGSKIHVKLQYFGVEKDKNWNRGIKSAKFPGVPYTFFSQRRGCKVSLYQDAHIPGNFVPKIPLAGGKNYEASRCWEDIFDAITNAKHLIYITGWSVYTEISLVRDSRRPKQGGDVTVGELLKKKASEGVKVILLVWDDRTSVDVLKKDGLMATHDEETENFFRGTDVNCILCPRNPDDGGSIVQNLQISTMFTHHQKIVVVDSEMPSGGGSRSRRIVSFVGGLDLCDGRYDTPFHSLFRTLDTAHHDDFHQPNFTGAAITKGGPREPWHDIHCRLEGPIAWDVLYNFEQRWNRQGGKDILVKMRELGDVIIPPSPVLFAEDHDVWNVQLFRSIDGGAAAGFPDSPEAAAEAGLVSGKDNIIDRSIQDAYIHAIRRAKDFIYIENQYFLGSSFAWSADGIKPEEINALHLIPKELSLKIVSKIKAGEKFKVYVVVPMWPEGIPESGSVQAILDWQKRTMEMMYKDVIKALREKGLEGEDPRDYLTFFCLGNREVKKDGEYVPSEKPEPDTDYIRAQEARRFMIYVHTKMMIVDDEYIIIGSANINQRSMDGARDSEIAMGGYQPYHLSTRQPARGQIHGFRMSLWYEHLGMLDETFLEPSSRECIQKVNRVADKYWDLYASESLEHDLPGHLLRYPIGIASEGNITELPGCEFFPDTKARILGVKSDYMPPILTT, from the exons ATGGAAGAGTTTTTGTTACATGGAAGATTGCACGCGACAATCTATGAAGTTGATCGTCTCAATGCTGAAGGAGGTAGATCAGGTTTCTTAGGATCG ATTCTAGCAAATGTAGAAGAAACAATTGGTGTTGGCAAAGGAGAAACTCAGCTTTACGCTACAATCGATCTAGAGAAAGCAAGAGTTGGAAGAACTAGGAAGATATCAAAGGAACCAAAAAACCCAAAGTGGTATGAATCTTTTCATATTTACTGTGGTCACATGGCTAAACATGTTATATTCACAGTTAAAGACGCTAATCCGATTGGCGCTACGTTGATCGGAAGAGGTTATGTTCCCGTGGAAGATATTTTGCATGGTGAAGAAGTTGACAGATGGGTTGAGATCTTAGATAATGAGAAAAACCCCATTGCTGGAGGATCCAAGATCCATGTGAAACTCCAATATTTTGGTGTTGAGAAGGATAAAAACTGGAACCGAGGTATCAAAAGTGCAAAGTTTCCAGGTGTTCCTTACACATTCTTCTCTCAGAGAAGAGGCTGCAAAGTTTCTCTGTATCAAGATGCTCATATTCCTGGAAACTTTGTCCCAAAGATCCCTCTAGCGGGAGGGAAGAACTACGAGGCAAGTCGATGTTGGGAGGATATATTCGACGCCATAACTAATGCGAAGCACTTGATTTACATTACTGGTTGGTCTGTTTACACTGAGATTTCTTTGGTGAGGGACTCGAGGAGACCTAAACAAGGAGGAGATGTGACTGTTGGTGAGCTACTCAAGAAGAAAGCTAGTGAAGGTGTTAAGGTTATTTTGCTTGTTTGGGATGACAGAACATCAGTTGATGTGCTGAAAAAAGATGGACTTATGGCCACTCATGATGAAGAAACTGAGAATTTTTTCAGAGGAACTGACGTGAACTGTATTTTGTGTCCACGTAACCCTGATGATGGTGGAAGCATTGTCCAAAACTTGCAAATCTCAACTATGTTCACTCATCACCAAAAGATTGTTGTTGTAGACAGTGAAATGCCTAGTGGGGGAGGATCAAGATCTAGAAGAATTGTGAGTTTTGTTGGTGGTCTTGATCTTTGTGATGGAAGATACGACACTCCGTTTCACTCCTTGTTTAGAACGTTGGACACTGCACATCACGATGACTTCCATCAACCGAACTTCACTGGCGCTGCGATAACCAAAGGTGGTCCTAGAGAGCCGTGGCATGACATTCACTGTCGCCTTGAAGGACCTATTGCTTGGGATGTCTTGTATAATTTCGAGCAGAGATGGAATAGACAAGGCGGTAAAGATATCTTGGTTAAAATGAGAGAACTTGGCGATGTTATCATTCCGCCTTCTCCTGTTCTGTTCGCAGAGGATCACGATGTGTGGAATGTTCAGTTGTTTAGATCCATTGATGGTGGAGCAGCTGCTGGATTTCCTGACTCCCCTGAAGCTGCAGCTGAAGCAGGTCTTGTGAGTGGAAAAGATAATATCATTGACAGGAGTATCCAAGATGCTTACATTCACGCGATTAGACGAGCTAAAGACTTCATCTATATCGAAAACCAGTACTTCCTTGGAAGCTCTTTTGCTTGGAGCGCCGATGGAATCAAACCTGAAGAAATCAATGCTCTGCATTTGATTCCAAAGGAGCTATCTTTGAAGATTGTTAGCAAGATCAAAGCGGGAGAGAAGTTTAAGGTTTATGTTGTTGTTCCAATGTGGCCTGAAGGGATTCCTGAGAGTGGATCAGTTCAAGCTATATTAGATTGGCAGAAAAGAACAATGGAGATGATGTACAAAGATGTAATCAAGGCACTTAGAGAAAAGGGACTCGAGGGTGAGGATCCTCGAGATTATCTAACATTCTTCTGCCTTGGAAACCGAGAAGTTAAGAAAGATGGAGAGTATGTGCCTTCAGAGAAACCTGAACCAGACACTGACTATATCAGAGCACAGGAAGCACGCCGCTTCATGATCTATGTTCACACTAAGATGATGATAG TTGACGATGAGTACATTATAATCGGATCAGCAAATATCAACCAGAGGTCAATGGATGGTGCAAGAGACTCAGAGATAGCAATGGGAGGCTATCAGCCATATCATCTCTCGACAAGACAGCCAGCTCGAGGTCAAATCCATGGATTCCGCATGTCGTTGTGGTATGAAC ATTTAGGAATGCTCGATGAAACCTTCCTCGAACCATCGAGCCGAGAATGTATCCAGAAAGTTAACCGTGTTGCTGATAAGTATTGGGATCTTTACGCAAGTGAGTCACTTGAACATGATCTTCCTGGTCATCTACTTCGCTACCCGATCGGTATTGCTAGTGAAGGGAACATCACTGAGCTTCCCGGATGTGAATTCTTTCCCGACACAAAAGCCCGCATCCTTGGTGTTAAATCTGATTACATGCCTCCTATTCTTACAACCTAA
- the LOC104778177 gene encoding DCC family protein At1g52590, chloroplastic: MAILIPASFGRFTVPSRAQVRMRVSASANQSTFRRDSVDWVKETSSFFEEDKRPIMLFDGVCNLCNGGVKFVKDHDRNRSIRFEALQSETGKKLLMRSGRAPDDISSVVLVEKDRSYIKSEAVLKIMNYIDLPFPQLAFFIQFAPLFVRDFLYENVANNRYAMFGRSDSCEI, encoded by the exons ATGGCGATTCTTATTCCGGCGAGTTTCGGGCGATTCACCGTTCCTTCGCGTGCGCAAGTTAGAATGAGAGTTTCTGCTTCTGCTAACCAGAGCACGTTTCGTCGCGATTCAGTGGATTGGGTTAAGGAAACTTCAAGTTTTTTCGAAGAAGACAAGAGGCCGATCATGTTGTTCGACG GTGTTTGCAATCTTTGCAATGGAGGTGTGAAATTTGTTAAAGACCATGATCGAAACAG GAGCATAAGGTTTGAAGCGTTACAGAGCGAAACGGGGAAGAAACTCTTGATGCGATCAGGAAGAGCTCCTGATGATATATCGAGTGTCGTACTTGTGGAGAAAGATAG gTCTTACATAAAGTCTGAAGCTGTGTTGAAGATCATGAACTACATTGACTTACCATTTCCACAGCTTGCATTCTTCATTCAATTTGCGCCTCT GTTTGTGAGGGACTTTTTGTATGAAAATGTTGCAAACAACCGGTATGCAATGTTTGGTCGATCTGATTCATGTGAGATCTAA
- the LOC104778179 gene encoding phospholipase D alpha 2-like isoform X1 — MEEFLLHGRLHATIYEVDRLNAEGGRSGFLGSILANVEETIGVGKGETQLYATIDLEKARVGRTRKISKEPKNPKWYESFHIYCGHMAKHVIFTVKDANPIGATLIGRGYVPVEDILHGEEVDRWVEILDNEKNPIAGGSKIHVKLQYFGVEKDKNWNRGIKSAKFPGVPYTFFSQRRGCKVSLYQDAHIPGNFVPKIPLAGGKNYEASRCWEDIFDAITNAKHLIYITGWSVYTEISLVRDSRRPKQGGDVTVGELLKKKASEGVKVILLVWDDRTSVDVLKKDGLMATHDEETENFFRGTDVNCILCPRNPDDGGSIVQNLQISTMFTHHQKIVVVDSEMPSGGGSRSRRIVSFVGGLDLCDGRYDTPFHSLFRTLDTAHHDDFHQPNFTGAAITKGGPREPWHDIHCRLEGPIAWDVLYNFEQRWNRQGGKDILVKMRELGDVIIPPSPVLFAEDHDVWNVQLFRSIDGGAAAGFPDSPEAAAEAGLVSGKDNIIDRSIQDAYIHAIRRAKDFIYIENQYFLGSSFAWSADGIKPEEINALHLIPKELSLKIVSKIKAGEKFKVYVVVPMWPEGIPESGSVQAILDWQKRTMEMMYKDVIKALREKGLEGEDPRDYLTFFCLGNREVKKDGEYVPSEKPEPDTDYIRAQEARRFMIYVHTKMMIVDDEYIIIGSANINQRSMDGARDSEIAMGGYQPYHLSTRQPARGQIHGFRMSLWYEHLGMLDETFLEPSSQECIQKVNRVADKYWDLYASESLEHDLPGHLLRYPIGIASEGNITELPGCEFFPDTKARILGVKSDYMPPILTT, encoded by the exons ATGGAAGAGTTTTTGTTACATGGAAGATTGCACGCGACAATCTATGAAGTTGATCGTCTCAATGCTGAAGGAGGTAGATCAGGTTTCTTAGGATCG ATTCTAGCAAATGTAGAAGAAACAATTGGTGTTGGCAAAGGAGAAACTCAGCTTTACGCTACAATCGATCTAGAGAAAGCAAGAGTTGGAAGAACTAGGAAGATATCAAAGGAACCAAAAAACCCAAAGTGGTATGAATCTTTTCATATTTACTGTGGTCACATGGCTAAACATGTTATATTCACAGTTAAAGACGCTAATCCGATTGGCGCTACGTTGATCGGAAGAGGTTATGTTCCCGTGGAAGATATTTTGCATGGTGAAGAAGTTGACAGATGGGTTGAGATCTTAGATAATGAGAAAAACCCCATTGCTGGAGGATCCAAGATCCATGTGAAACTCCAATATTTTGGTGTTGAGAAGGATAAAAACTGGAACCGAGGTATCAAAAGTGCAAAGTTTCCAGGTGTTCCTTACACATTCTTCTCTCAGAGAAGAGGCTGCAAAGTTTCTCTGTATCAAGATGCTCATATTCCTGGAAACTTTGTCCCAAAGATCCCTCTAGCGGGAGGGAAGAACTACGAGGCAAGTCGATGTTGGGAGGATATATTCGACGCCATAACTAATGCGAAGCACTTGATTTACATTACTGGTTGGTCTGTTTACACTGAGATTTCTTTGGTGAGGGACTCGAGGAGACCTAAACAAGGAGGAGATGTGACTGTTGGTGAGCTACTCAAGAAGAAAGCTAGTGAAGGTGTTAAGGTTATTTTGCTTGTTTGGGATGACAGAACATCAGTTGATGTGCTGAAAAAAGATGGACTTATGGCCACTCATGATGAAGAAACTGAGAATTTTTTCAGAGGAACTGACGTGAACTGTATTTTGTGTCCACGTAACCCTGATGATGGTGGAAGCATTGTCCAAAACTTGCAAATCTCAACTATGTTCACTCATCACCAAAAGATTGTTGTTGTAGACAGTGAAATGCCTAGTGGGGGAGGATCAAGATCTAGAAGAATTGTGAGTTTTGTTGGTGGTCTTGATCTTTGTGATGGAAGATACGACACTCCGTTTCACTCCTTGTTTAGAACGTTGGACACTGCACATCACGATGACTTCCATCAACCGAACTTCACTGGCGCTGCGATAACCAAAGGTGGTCCTAGAGAGCCGTGGCATGACATTCACTGTCGCCTTGAAGGACCTATTGCTTGGGATGTCTTGTATAATTTCGAGCAGAGATGGAATAGACAAGGCGGTAAAGATATCTTGGTTAAAATGAGAGAACTTGGCGATGTTATCATTCCGCCTTCTCCTGTTCTGTTCGCAGAGGATCACGATGTGTGGAATGTTCAGTTGTTTAGATCCATTGATGGTGGAGCAGCTGCTGGATTTCCTGACTCCCCTGAAGCTGCAGCTGAAGCAGGTCTTGTGAGTGGAAAAGATAATATCATTGACAGGAGTATCCAAGATGCTTACATTCACGCGATTAGACGAGCTAAAGACTTCATCTATATCGAAAACCAGTACTTCCTTGGAAGCTCTTTTGCTTGGAGCGCCGATGGAATCAAACCTGAAGAAATCAATGCTCTGCATTTGATTCCAAAGGAGCTATCTTTGAAGATTGTTAGCAAGATCAAAGCGGGAGAGAAGTTTAAGGTTTATGTTGTTGTTCCAATGTGGCCTGAAGGGATTCCTGAGAGTGGATCAGTTCAAGCTATATTAGATTGGCAGAAAAGAACAATGGAGATGATGTACAAAGATGTAATCAAGGCACTTAGAGAAAAGGGACTCGAGGGTGAGGATCCTCGAGATTATCTAACATTCTTCTGCCTTGGAAACCGAGAAGTTAAGAAAGATGGAGAGTATGTGCCTTCAGAGAAACCTGAACCAGACACTGACTATATCAGAGCACAGGAAGCACGCCGCTTCATGATCTATGTTCACACTAAGATGATGATAG TTGACGATGAGTACATTATAATCGGATCAGCAAATATCAACCAGAGGTCAATGGATGGTGCAAGAGACTCAGAGATAGCAATGGGAGGCTATCAGCCATATCATCTCTCGACAAGACAGCCAGCTCGAGGTCAAATCCATGGATTCCGCATGTCGTTGTGGTATGAACATTTAGGAATGCTCGATGAAACCTTCCTCGAACCATCGAGCCAAGAATGTATCCAGAAAGTTAACCGTGTTGCTGATAAGTATTGGGATCTTTACGCAAGTGAGTCACTTGAACATGATCTTCCTGGTCATCTACTTCGCTACCCGATCGGTATTGCTAGTGAAGGGAAC ATCACTGAGCTTCCCGGATGTGAATTCTTTCCCGACACAAAAGCCCGCATCCTTGGTGTTAAATCTGATTACATGCCTCCTATTCTTACAACCTAA
- the LOC104778180 gene encoding signal peptidase complex catalytic subunit SEC11C, translating into MGWIGETVDSIKSIQIRQLFTQAISLGMIVTSALIIWKALMCVTGSESPVVVVLSGSMEPGFKRGDILFLHMSKDPIRAGEIVVFNVDGRDIPIVHRVIKVHERENTGEVDVLTKGDNNYGDDRLLYAEGQLWLNRHHIMGRAVGFLPYVGWVTIIMTEKPIIKYILIGALGLLVITSKD; encoded by the exons ATGGGTTGGATCGGGGAAACTGTAGATTCTATCAAATCAATTCAGATCCGTCAGCTTTTCACTCAAGCGATCAGTCTAG GGATGATTGTTACATCTGCTTTGATCATATGgaaagctttgatgtgtgtcACTGGAAGTGAATCTCCCGTGGTGGTTGTTCTTTCTGGAAGCATGGAACCTGGTTTTAAGAGG GGGGATATATTGTTCTTGCACATGAGTAAGGACCCGATTCGAGCAGGCGAAATTGTTGTTTTCAATGTTGAT GGTCGTGATATTCCCATTGTCCATCGTGTCATTAAG GTTCACGAGAGGGAAAATACAGGAGAAGTTGATGTTCTGACAAAAG GTGACAATAACTATGGAGATGACAGACTTCTATATGCTGAAGGACAGCTTTGGCTAAATAGACATCATATAATGGGTCGTGCTGTTGG GTTCTTGCCTTATGTTGGATGGGTGACTATCATTATGACAGAAAAGCCTATCATAAAG TATATTCTCATAGGTGCATTGGGTTTGCTCGTTATAACATCCAAGGATTGA
- the LOC104778179 gene encoding phospholipase D alpha 2-like isoform X3, with product MEEFLLHGRLHATIYEVDRLNAEGGRSGFLGSILANVEETIGVGKGETQLYATIDLEKARVGRTRKISKEPKNPKWYESFHIYCGHMAKHVIFTVKDANPIGATLIGRGYVPVEDILHGEEVDRWVEILDNEKNPIAGGSKIHVKLQYFGVEKDKNWNRGIKSAKFPGVPYTFFSQRRGCKVSLYQDAHIPGNFVPKIPLAGGKNYEASRCWEDIFDAITNAKHLIYITGWSVYTEISLVRDSRRPKQGGDVTVGELLKKKASEGVKVILLVWDDRTSVDVLKKDGLMATHDEETENFFRGTDVNCILCPRNPDDGGSIVQNLQISTMFTHHQKIVVVDSEMPSGGGSRSRRIVSFVGGLDLCDGRYDTPFHSLFRTLDTAHHDDFHQPNFTGAAITKGGPREPWHDIHCRLEGPIAWDVLYNFEQRWNRQGGKDILVKMRELGDVIIPPSPVLFAEDHDVWNVQLFRSIDGGAAAGFPDSPEAAAEAGLVSGKDNIIDRSIQDAYIHAIRRAKDFIYIENQYFLGSSFAWSADGIKPEEINALHLIPKELSLKIVSKIKAGEKFKVYVVVPMWPEGIPESGSVQAILDWQKRTMEMMYKDVIKALREKGLEGEDPRDYLTFFCLGNREVKKDGEYVPSEKPEPDTDYIRAQEARRFMIYVHTKMMIVDDEYIIIGSANINQRSMDGARDSEIAMGGYQPYHLSTRQPARGQIHGFRMSLWYEHLGMLDETFLEPSSQECIQKVNRVADKYWDLYASDESLEHDLPGHLLRYPIGIASEGNITELPGCEFFPDTKARILGVKSDYMPPILTT from the exons ATGGAAGAGTTTTTGTTACATGGAAGATTGCACGCGACAATCTATGAAGTTGATCGTCTCAATGCTGAAGGAGGTAGATCAGGTTTCTTAGGATCG ATTCTAGCAAATGTAGAAGAAACAATTGGTGTTGGCAAAGGAGAAACTCAGCTTTACGCTACAATCGATCTAGAGAAAGCAAGAGTTGGAAGAACTAGGAAGATATCAAAGGAACCAAAAAACCCAAAGTGGTATGAATCTTTTCATATTTACTGTGGTCACATGGCTAAACATGTTATATTCACAGTTAAAGACGCTAATCCGATTGGCGCTACGTTGATCGGAAGAGGTTATGTTCCCGTGGAAGATATTTTGCATGGTGAAGAAGTTGACAGATGGGTTGAGATCTTAGATAATGAGAAAAACCCCATTGCTGGAGGATCCAAGATCCATGTGAAACTCCAATATTTTGGTGTTGAGAAGGATAAAAACTGGAACCGAGGTATCAAAAGTGCAAAGTTTCCAGGTGTTCCTTACACATTCTTCTCTCAGAGAAGAGGCTGCAAAGTTTCTCTGTATCAAGATGCTCATATTCCTGGAAACTTTGTCCCAAAGATCCCTCTAGCGGGAGGGAAGAACTACGAGGCAAGTCGATGTTGGGAGGATATATTCGACGCCATAACTAATGCGAAGCACTTGATTTACATTACTGGTTGGTCTGTTTACACTGAGATTTCTTTGGTGAGGGACTCGAGGAGACCTAAACAAGGAGGAGATGTGACTGTTGGTGAGCTACTCAAGAAGAAAGCTAGTGAAGGTGTTAAGGTTATTTTGCTTGTTTGGGATGACAGAACATCAGTTGATGTGCTGAAAAAAGATGGACTTATGGCCACTCATGATGAAGAAACTGAGAATTTTTTCAGAGGAACTGACGTGAACTGTATTTTGTGTCCACGTAACCCTGATGATGGTGGAAGCATTGTCCAAAACTTGCAAATCTCAACTATGTTCACTCATCACCAAAAGATTGTTGTTGTAGACAGTGAAATGCCTAGTGGGGGAGGATCAAGATCTAGAAGAATTGTGAGTTTTGTTGGTGGTCTTGATCTTTGTGATGGAAGATACGACACTCCGTTTCACTCCTTGTTTAGAACGTTGGACACTGCACATCACGATGACTTCCATCAACCGAACTTCACTGGCGCTGCGATAACCAAAGGTGGTCCTAGAGAGCCGTGGCATGACATTCACTGTCGCCTTGAAGGACCTATTGCTTGGGATGTCTTGTATAATTTCGAGCAGAGATGGAATAGACAAGGCGGTAAAGATATCTTGGTTAAAATGAGAGAACTTGGCGATGTTATCATTCCGCCTTCTCCTGTTCTGTTCGCAGAGGATCACGATGTGTGGAATGTTCAGTTGTTTAGATCCATTGATGGTGGAGCAGCTGCTGGATTTCCTGACTCCCCTGAAGCTGCAGCTGAAGCAGGTCTTGTGAGTGGAAAAGATAATATCATTGACAGGAGTATCCAAGATGCTTACATTCACGCGATTAGACGAGCTAAAGACTTCATCTATATCGAAAACCAGTACTTCCTTGGAAGCTCTTTTGCTTGGAGCGCCGATGGAATCAAACCTGAAGAAATCAATGCTCTGCATTTGATTCCAAAGGAGCTATCTTTGAAGATTGTTAGCAAGATCAAAGCGGGAGAGAAGTTTAAGGTTTATGTTGTTGTTCCAATGTGGCCTGAAGGGATTCCTGAGAGTGGATCAGTTCAAGCTATATTAGATTGGCAGAAAAGAACAATGGAGATGATGTACAAAGATGTAATCAAGGCACTTAGAGAAAAGGGACTCGAGGGTGAGGATCCTCGAGATTATCTAACATTCTTCTGCCTTGGAAACCGAGAAGTTAAGAAAGATGGAGAGTATGTGCCTTCAGAGAAACCTGAACCAGACACTGACTATATCAGAGCACAGGAAGCACGCCGCTTCATGATCTATGTTCACACTAAGATGATGATAG TTGACGATGAGTACATTATAATCGGATCAGCAAATATCAACCAGAGGTCAATGGATGGTGCAAGAGACTCAGAGATAGCAATGGGAGGCTATCAGCCATATCATCTCTCGACAAGACAGCCAGCTCGAGGTCAAATCCATGGATTCCGCATGTCGTTGTGGTATGAACATTTAGGAATGCTCGATGAAACCTTCCTCGAACCATCGAGCCAAGAATGTATCCAGAAAGTTAACCGTGTTGCTGATAAGTATTGGGATCTTTACGCAAGTGA TGAGTCACTTGAACATGATCTTCCTGGTCATCTACTTCGCTACCCGATCGGTATTGCTAGTGAAGGGAACATCACTGAGCTTCCCGGATGTGAATTCTTTCCCGACACAAAAGCCCGCATCCTTGGTGTTAAATCTGATTACATGCCTCCTATTCTTACAACCTAA